From the Bacteroidota bacterium genome, the window TCCCCGTGCCGGGGATAGGGCCGGGGTCAGGGGCTGCAAACGCAGCACAGCTGAACAGGTAAAAGGTGAAAGGTGAAAGGTTTTTTGCTTTCAGCCTTAAGCCTTTACCTTTCAGCCCGCTTGTCACGCGTTGCAAACGCGCGACAGCTGAAAATTATCGTATCCAAACTTTGCCAAATCAGTCACCCTATCCCCGTGCCGGGGATAGGGCCGGGGTCAGGGGCTGCAAACGCAGCACAGCTGAAGCTGACAGCCGACCCATATCCCTAAATCCTCCCGACAAATCGGAACAGGCTTTCCACATTAAGGCAGGTGATTACCTAATGATATCGTCCGACAAAGTCTGTCAATCCTGATCTTGAATGTGCCGAAAAAAAAGCCAGCCTAGATATGATAATATTTTGTATATTGCCACATGTTTCAACTATGAAATGCCCGACGGCGGGCACTGAAACATTATTAATCACTCAAAAACAGTAAAAGATGAAAACCAGAGAATTTGCAATTGGAATTTTGTTAATTACCATGAGTTTAAGTATTTATGCTCAGGATTATTTTATCGTGAAAAAGGATACTACCTTTTGTAAGAATTTAAGTTATAACACAACGTCTCAAGGATATTTGAGGTCCATGAAATATACTGATATGGATGGACAGGAGGTGTCACTTAAAGGCAGGGACAAGGTTCCTGACGTTCTTACATTTTTTATTGATGGTGTTTCTATAGATAAAACGCCTTTGGTGGCCAACAAACCCGATAGTTATATCCGTTATACGCAAAGGGCTGTAGATGGAGTATTAAAAGTCTATATTTCAGATCCGGGACAGACGGGAATGCAATATACCCCCGGAGCTGCCGGTGGCGACTGGAGTACGGGTGGCCCGTCCGGCACTTACAGGTTTTTTCTGAAAATGCCCAATGGAACCTATATTAAGGTTAACAGTCCGAAGAATATGAAAGAAAAGATTAAACCATTTCTGCTGAAGTGCGAAGAATTTAAAAAACAATACAAAGGTGATTTTAGCACAATGGAAAAGCCTTTCATAGAAATGATCGAATTGTATAATTCCTTATGCAATTAAAATCTGCCTGACGGCTCAGCGGCATTGTAAGATTGAGATATTTTCACCGGCGGCGTACGGATGATGTTTCATGTTTTAATGTACGATTACACTTCGTTGCCTCCTGCCCTGCACCACATGCCACTCCCCGTCAGGGTGTACCGCTCTTCAACACTTTCAGTACGGTCGCACTGTTATTGAAATCCGTTACCTTTAAGATGTAAACACCCTCGTTGTATGCCTGCAAGTCAATGCTGTTGCAGGCGCATTCAAGCAGTCTGCGGCCGCTTATATCATAGAGCTCTGCCTGTTTTACTTCTGTGCCGGCTATTGTGATAATATCCTGAGCCGGATTGGGTGTAATGCTGAATGCCGACGTTTCAATTTCAGCGCTGCCCACCGTTTGCCAGCAGTTACCTAAAGAATATGTGCCGCTGCCGTCAATTGCAAAAATGGTATCATTCCGTGAAAAACAGCTCAGGTTCGCCCACCAGTCAACCCAGGGAACTTCATTATAAAATAAGCCCTGCATGGAGCCTATGCCTTCAATAAAATCATTATCCACACCATAATTGCCCGGAATCCTGATTCGTTTATGATAGTGGTTTCCAATTAAGATACTGTCTACAGCGGTGACCACAAAGTCCATATACGTGCCGCCAATAGGCAGATGGGCGG encodes:
- a CDS encoding T9SS type A sorting domain-containing protein, with the translated sequence MTRIATTILIIFALSCSAVFGQSMIPIPASNATWTMDFQVELPFQNVSHNPRYFKSRNDTLINGLHYTIIDQLNDPVYYCLLRQDSAKYYCTYAGDTTEFLLYDFTLQAGDTAHLPIGGTYMDFVVTAVDSILIGNHYHKRIRIPGNYGVDNDFIEGIGSMQGLFYNEVPWVDWWANLSCFSRNDTIFAIDGSGTYSLGNCWQTVGSAEIETSAFSITPNPAQDIITIAGTEVKQAELYDISGRRLLECACNSIDLQAYNEGVYILKVTDFNNSATVLKVLKSGTP